The following proteins come from a genomic window of Mariniflexile sp. TRM1-10:
- a CDS encoding RagB/SusD family nutrient uptake outer membrane protein, translating to MKQLNLILAAILTVFFMVSCSDDFLNQPPLDRITENDVWNDKNLMDAYLFKIYDRMPWDYLEDFWGVGGSQRDALSDLARGTYSWTSLNNTFRPGNWGTSNNTWPLDWWGYDVLWKINYSIENIEKAPTSVLTTEERNNRLGELHFLRAYSYFELVKRYGGVPIILEAQDPETTPEDEYFPERNTEKEVYEQVLTDTQLAFDLLPDRWASQRGRAPKWAAKALESRAALYAGSIAKYGTVQLDGLVGIPATEADAYYQISLAASQKIINEAGYQLFNKYPNASDNYAHLFLDETDDETIFMKIWIPFEKGHSYDLHNVPYSYRVDWGGSMSPTKQLLDSYEMFDTGLLPSEPGSGYDENNPFENRDPRLRGTLLTNNDTFQGLPVELWYGTETNGSIDTNRGTGVGKDGLGIHPDATKTGFYIRKHLQDGGAPLFIKEYYSGTDCIVFRLGEIYLNAAEAAIELNMESAARDYIEPIRTRAGLQQNLRLEPYSGLDLRDRIRNERKLEMAFEDQRYWDVKRWRIATEALSIQVEGLKILRHIDGFGNETFSYETFDAEAAKMNFYERHYYLPIGQDRINNNNKLKENPLY from the coding sequence ATTAGCAGCAATACTAACGGTCTTTTTTATGGTATCGTGTAGTGATGATTTCTTGAATCAACCTCCATTGGATAGAATAACCGAGAACGATGTATGGAACGATAAAAACTTAATGGATGCCTATCTATTTAAAATCTATGACAGAATGCCATGGGATTATCTGGAAGATTTTTGGGGTGTTGGTGGCTCTCAACGGGATGCACTGTCAGATTTAGCCAGAGGTACTTATTCATGGACAAGTCTTAATAACACTTTTAGACCTGGAAACTGGGGAACATCAAATAATACTTGGCCCTTAGACTGGTGGGGGTATGATGTTTTATGGAAAATCAATTATTCCATAGAAAATATAGAAAAAGCACCAACCAGTGTTTTAACAACAGAAGAACGTAATAATCGTTTAGGAGAATTGCATTTTTTGAGGGCATACAGTTATTTTGAATTGGTGAAGCGTTATGGAGGCGTACCAATTATACTTGAAGCACAAGACCCGGAAACAACTCCGGAAGATGAGTATTTCCCGGAAAGAAATACTGAAAAAGAGGTGTATGAACAAGTACTGACAGATACGCAATTAGCTTTCGATTTATTGCCAGACCGCTGGGCTTCGCAAAGAGGAAGAGCTCCAAAGTGGGCAGCAAAAGCCTTAGAATCCAGAGCAGCTTTATATGCAGGTAGTATTGCAAAATATGGTACAGTACAATTAGATGGATTAGTTGGTATTCCTGCTACAGAAGCCGATGCCTATTACCAAATTTCATTGGCCGCTTCTCAAAAGATAATCAATGAAGCTGGATATCAACTGTTCAATAAATATCCAAACGCCAGTGACAATTATGCCCATTTATTTCTTGACGAAACGGATGACGAGACCATTTTCATGAAAATATGGATTCCATTTGAAAAAGGCCATTCTTACGATTTGCACAATGTGCCTTACAGTTACAGGGTAGATTGGGGTGGAAGTATGTCGCCTACAAAACAACTTCTGGATAGTTATGAAATGTTTGATACTGGGCTGTTGCCAAGTGAACCTGGTTCAGGCTATGATGAAAATAATCCTTTTGAAAATCGTGACCCGCGTTTAAGGGGTACTTTACTGACCAATAATGACACCTTTCAAGGCTTGCCTGTTGAATTATGGTATGGCACAGAAACTAATGGTAGTATAGATACCAATCGTGGTACAGGTGTAGGAAAAGATGGTTTAGGGATACATCCAGATGCAACAAAAACAGGATTTTATATTAGAAAACATTTGCAAGATGGGGGCGCTCCATTATTTATTAAAGAATATTATTCTGGAACAGATTGTATCGTCTTCAGGCTTGGGGAAATATATCTCAATGCGGCAGAGGCAGCTATTGAACTAAATATGGAAAGCGCTGCCAGAGATTATATAGAACCTATAAGAACCCGTGCCGGTTTGCAACAAAACCTTCGTTTGGAACCCTACTCAGGATTGGATTTAAGAGATCGCATACGTAATGAAAGAAAGCTTGAAATGGCATTTGAAGATCAACGTTATTGGGATGTGAAAAGATGGCGTATTGCCACTGAAGCTTTAAGTATTCAAGTAGAAGGTTTGAAAATACTTAGACATATTGATGGGTTTGGCAATGAGACATTCAGCTATGAAACATTTGATGCCGAAGCAGCAAAAATGAATTTTTATGAACGCCATTATTACTTGCCAATAGGTCAGGATAGAATTAATAATAATAACAAACTTAAGGAGAATCCTCTTTATTAA
- a CDS encoding PKD domain-containing protein, which translates to MKTTKFLSRFLMLVVILISNACGNDDDLVAKVPTSEDAAFSFTFDGENPNKVLFTAGPGMETWYTHWDFGDGSSAEGLEASKIYLKKGDYDVRLKIFTNGGTAESVQTVVVNEDYKGPNILQNGAFNGMDSWEVLPISNGVEVSFDNNEAHWTGGGWGHIGIYQPVEILANNLYQISMDIKGGPLSDSWFEVYVGKVVPVSGSDYNDGGIRLGLNTWAGCGGEPFEGDFAEISCVGTGTFEFSTAGTVYLVIRGGGGNYGANGVTIDNVAIRSLE; encoded by the coding sequence ATGAAGACAACAAAATTTTTAAGCAGATTTTTAATGCTGGTAGTTATTTTAATTTCTAATGCTTGTGGTAATGATGATGACCTTGTAGCTAAGGTTCCCACAAGCGAAGATGCAGCATTCTCATTTACATTTGATGGAGAAAACCCAAATAAAGTATTATTTACCGCCGGTCCTGGAATGGAAACTTGGTATACCCATTGGGATTTTGGTGATGGTTCTTCAGCGGAAGGATTAGAAGCAAGTAAAATTTATTTAAAAAAAGGGGATTATGATGTTAGACTCAAGATTTTTACCAATGGAGGCACTGCAGAATCAGTACAAACCGTAGTTGTTAATGAGGATTATAAAGGTCCTAATATATTACAGAATGGAGCATTTAATGGGATGGATTCTTGGGAAGTTTTACCAATTTCAAATGGTGTAGAGGTATCCTTTGACAATAATGAAGCACATTGGACTGGTGGCGGTTGGGGACATATAGGTATTTATCAACCCGTTGAGATATTAGCCAATAACCTGTATCAAATTTCTATGGACATCAAAGGAGGTCCTTTGTCAGATTCTTGGTTTGAAGTTTATGTTGGAAAGGTAGTTCCAGTATCAGGTTCAGACTATAACGATGGCGGTATAAGATTGGGATTAAATACCTGGGCAGGCTGTGGAGGAGAACCTTTTGAAGGCGACTTTGCAGAAATTAGTTGTGTAGGTACGGGTACATTTGAGTTTTCCACAGCTGGAACAGTATACTTAGTGATTAGAGGAGGCGGTGGAAATTATGGAGCCAATGGTGTTACAATTGATAACGTGGCCATTCGTTCACTTGAATGA
- a CDS encoding RagB/SusD family nutrient uptake outer membrane protein → MYQTRLFSKRNYWMPIPQAEIDINPDLVQNPYW, encoded by the coding sequence GTGTATCAAACACGCCTATTCTCGAAAAGGAATTATTGGATGCCTATTCCCCAAGCAGAAATTGATATTAACCCTGACTTAGTCCAGAATCCATATTGGTAG
- a CDS encoding glycoside hydrolase family 32 protein, whose amino-acid sequence MFLIVSCKNIPDSKAQNLNISQSEEALYRPNFHFTPKEHWMNDPNGMFFLNNTYHLFFQYYPDGNKWGPMHWGHATSKDLIIWEEQPIALYPDELGYIFSGSAVVDTENTSGFGNGTIPPIVAIFTHHDPVKEKEAKVEFENQSIAYSLDNGNTWIKYDNNPVLKNPGIKDFRDPKVLWDEKHQQWVMALAANDRIKLYSSIDLKEWHFLSNFGNGLGAHGGVWECPDFFPMQVENSTEMKWVLLQSLNPGGPNGGSGTQYFIGDFDGKTFSLDPSFNNDLESKKALWIDFGKDNYAGVTWSNIPSTDGRKLFLGWMSNWQYAQQVPTETWRSAMTTPREITLVKNEGRYRLKFLPVRELQNYVSKTIRKNKISITDKTVVAKSPLVDFTKADIQFTVSDLKQDVYTFCLSNSKGESITFGLNKIDHYFFIDRSKSGNIFFSEDFAKNISKAPFNKDINDLDVRIILDKTSIELFYNNGTMVMTEIFFTTQPFDSFSIKANTTSPEIENMIIKQLKIN is encoded by the coding sequence ATGTTTTTAATTGTCTCATGTAAAAACATTCCAGATAGTAAAGCACAAAATTTAAATATTTCTCAATCAGAAGAAGCTTTATACCGTCCTAATTTTCATTTTACACCAAAAGAGCATTGGATGAATGATCCCAATGGAATGTTTTTTTTAAATAATACTTATCACTTATTCTTCCAATACTATCCTGATGGTAATAAATGGGGCCCTATGCATTGGGGCCATGCTACTAGTAAAGACTTAATAATATGGGAAGAACAACCTATTGCCCTATATCCAGATGAATTAGGCTATATTTTTTCTGGAAGTGCTGTTGTAGATACAGAAAACACCTCCGGATTTGGAAATGGAACAATACCTCCTATTGTTGCTATTTTTACTCATCATGACCCTGTGAAAGAAAAAGAAGCTAAGGTAGAATTTGAAAACCAGAGTATAGCATATTCTCTAGATAATGGAAATACATGGATTAAATATGATAATAATCCCGTATTAAAAAACCCTGGAATTAAAGATTTTAGAGATCCTAAAGTTCTTTGGGATGAAAAGCATCAACAATGGGTAATGGCTCTTGCTGCTAATGACAGAATAAAGTTATATAGTTCTATAGACTTAAAAGAATGGCATTTTCTTTCTAATTTCGGAAACGGTTTAGGAGCTCATGGAGGCGTATGGGAATGTCCAGATTTCTTCCCCATGCAAGTTGAAAATTCTACAGAAATGAAATGGGTACTGCTTCAAAGCTTAAATCCTGGAGGACCTAATGGGGGTTCGGGAACGCAATATTTTATAGGTGATTTTGATGGAAAAACATTTAGCCTGGATCCGTCTTTTAATAATGATTTAGAAAGCAAAAAGGCTCTTTGGATTGACTTCGGTAAAGATAATTATGCTGGTGTAACTTGGTCTAATATCCCAAGTACAGATGGTAGGAAATTGTTTTTAGGCTGGATGTCCAATTGGCAATACGCACAACAAGTACCTACTGAAACTTGGCGAAGTGCCATGACAACCCCAAGGGAAATAACTCTGGTAAAGAATGAGGGTCGATATCGATTAAAATTTTTACCTGTAAGAGAATTACAAAATTACGTGTCCAAAACCATACGTAAAAATAAGATTTCAATAACAGACAAAACAGTTGTTGCCAAGTCCCCATTAGTGGATTTTACAAAAGCTGATATACAGTTTACCGTTTCAGATTTAAAACAAGATGTTTATACATTTTGTTTAAGCAATTCAAAAGGGGAATCTATAACGTTTGGATTGAACAAGATAGACCATTATTTTTTTATAGATAGGTCTAAATCAGGAAACATCTTTTTTTCTGAGGACTTTGCAAAAAATATTTCAAAAGCACCATTTAACAAGGACATAAATGATCTAGATGTAAGAATCATTTTAGATAAAACTTCTATTGAACTTTTCTATAATAATGGTACAATGGTTATGACAGAGATATTTTTTACGACACAACCGTTTGACTCGTTTTCTATAAAAGCGAATACCACCTCTCCTGAAATAGAGAACATGATTATTAAACAATTAAAAATAAACTAA
- a CDS encoding glycoside hydrolase family 3 C-terminal domain-containing protein, whose product MKFTSIYSVLAIPFFVWGCQSQQSISNKTPEEQAEALLPKLSLDQKVSLVVGMGLPGDEGLIEKVMGAAGNIQDFPDLSLPRVVLADGPAGLRIQPVRDSSDTKRYYATAFPIETSLAASWDTDLVTGVGKAMGHEVKEYGVDVLLAPGMNIHRNPLGARNFEYYSEDPLLSGKMAAAMVNGVESNGVGCSIKHFVANNQETNRTTIDALVSDRALREIYLRGFEIAVREAQPWTVMSAYNKFNGAYASQRYDLLESILRDEWGFNGLVMTDWYAGDDAVVQMEAGNDLLMPGVPAQKERIKEAIISGELSEDTLNKNVKRILTLIYRSPAAQKYAYSDAPDLKASAQIARHAATQGAVLVKNEGALPLASEVKNIAAFGIGSYDFISGGTGSGDVNEAYVVSMVQGLEAAGNPVDQELKVQYEQYIKDEKARLSGLEWYDNSKPIAEKPLTKDQVKAKVKSTDVALITISRNSGEGADRKLEGDFYLTDVEKSMIQTVSEVYRKHGKKVVMVLNIGNVIEMKSWMDQVDAVLITWQGGQEAGHAVADLVLGKVNPSGKLPTTFPVNYDDVPSSKYFPGEEVPGAEPIRMQGVFGFAVPSEVKHIEGIYVGYRYYQTYDVPVAFPFGHGISYTDFSINDLKLSDDTFKKELNFEVKVTNTGTVAGKEVVQVYVAAPGRDLHKPEQELRAFAKTRQLTGGEAQTLSFSLSARDLASFDTDRMAWIVEPGTYELRVGSSSANIVQLATFTVADEIIIEKGLTRLAEGIKIEEWGGPAN is encoded by the coding sequence ATGAAGTTTACATCAATATATTCCGTTTTAGCGATCCCCTTTTTTGTGTGGGGATGTCAGAGTCAGCAATCCATTTCCAATAAAACACCAGAAGAACAGGCAGAAGCCTTACTTCCGAAGTTGAGCCTGGACCAGAAGGTCAGTTTGGTAGTGGGAATGGGCCTGCCGGGAGACGAGGGTCTGATAGAAAAGGTAATGGGTGCAGCAGGCAATATTCAGGACTTTCCTGACTTGAGTTTACCTAGGGTAGTACTTGCCGACGGCCCTGCCGGATTACGTATTCAGCCAGTCAGGGACAGTTCTGATACGAAAAGGTATTATGCTACAGCTTTTCCAATCGAAACGTCTTTAGCCGCAAGTTGGGATACGGATCTTGTAACCGGGGTTGGTAAAGCGATGGGGCATGAAGTAAAGGAATACGGAGTGGACGTATTATTGGCTCCGGGGATGAATATTCATCGTAATCCTTTAGGGGCAAGAAATTTTGAGTATTACTCTGAAGACCCCCTGCTTAGTGGAAAGATGGCTGCAGCGATGGTTAATGGGGTAGAGTCAAACGGCGTTGGATGCTCGATCAAACATTTTGTGGCCAACAACCAAGAGACTAACAGAACTACTATAGATGCTCTGGTCAGCGACAGGGCACTTCGGGAAATTTATTTAAGGGGTTTTGAGATTGCAGTTCGTGAGGCTCAGCCTTGGACAGTGATGAGTGCCTACAACAAATTCAACGGAGCCTACGCTTCGCAGAGATATGATTTATTGGAATCCATACTAAGGGACGAATGGGGGTTTAACGGACTCGTCATGACTGATTGGTATGCAGGTGACGATGCGGTTGTTCAAATGGAAGCAGGTAATGATCTCTTGATGCCGGGAGTTCCTGCACAAAAGGAACGCATAAAAGAGGCCATAATTAGTGGTGAATTGAGTGAAGATACCCTTAATAAAAATGTTAAACGCATCCTGACCTTGATCTACAGATCTCCTGCTGCACAGAAATATGCCTATTCTGATGCACCCGACCTGAAAGCCAGTGCCCAGATTGCCAGACATGCTGCCACCCAGGGGGCTGTCCTTGTGAAAAATGAAGGTGCTTTGCCACTTGCTTCGGAGGTGAAGAACATTGCTGCGTTCGGAATAGGATCGTATGATTTTATATCAGGTGGTACAGGTAGCGGTGACGTCAATGAAGCCTATGTAGTATCTATGGTTCAGGGATTGGAAGCTGCAGGCAACCCAGTAGATCAGGAATTGAAAGTCCAATATGAGCAATATATTAAAGATGAAAAAGCCAGACTATCTGGACTGGAATGGTATGATAATTCAAAACCAATTGCCGAAAAACCGTTAACCAAGGATCAGGTTAAAGCGAAAGTCAAATCAACAGATGTTGCTTTGATCACGATTTCCCGCAACTCCGGAGAAGGCGCTGATAGAAAACTTGAAGGGGACTTCTATCTTACCGATGTAGAAAAAAGTATGATCCAGACGGTATCGGAAGTATACCGTAAGCATGGAAAAAAAGTAGTTATGGTTCTTAACATAGGAAATGTGATTGAAATGAAAAGTTGGATGGATCAGGTAGATGCCGTATTAATTACTTGGCAGGGCGGCCAGGAAGCAGGCCATGCAGTAGCCGACCTAGTGCTTGGTAAAGTAAATCCATCGGGCAAGCTGCCCACTACATTTCCGGTAAATTATGATGATGTACCGAGCTCAAAATATTTTCCCGGAGAAGAGGTTCCAGGTGCAGAGCCTATTCGTATGCAGGGGGTGTTTGGTTTTGCAGTGCCTTCTGAGGTGAAGCACATTGAAGGCATCTACGTAGGGTATCGCTATTATCAGACATACGATGTGCCGGTTGCTTTTCCATTTGGGCATGGTATTTCTTATACTGATTTTTCAATAAACGATTTGAAACTCAGCGATGATACCTTTAAAAAGGAGCTGAACTTTGAAGTGAAGGTCACCAATACAGGAACTGTTGCCGGTAAAGAAGTAGTCCAGGTCTATGTCGCTGCACCAGGTAGGGATCTGCATAAACCGGAGCAAGAACTTCGGGCTTTTGCAAAAACCAGACAATTGACAGGAGGTGAAGCACAGACCTTATCGTTTTCATTATCAGCTAGGGATTTGGCGTCGTTTGATACCGATCGAATGGCTTGGATAGTGGAGCCAGGTACTTATGAGCTACGGGTTGGATCTTCAAGTGCCAATATTGTCCAATTAGCAACATTTACTGTAGCCGATGAAATAATTATAGAAAAGGGATTGACCCGATTGGCAGAGGGGATAAAAATTGAAGAGTGGGGTGGCCCTGCTAATTAG
- a CDS encoding carbohydrate kinase family protein: MSKVVCFGEVLWDVFPTNKKIGGAPLNVANRLQALGNNVTMISAIGQGKSGAELLKHIKDVGIDTSCIQVNNEYKTGKVKVMLNDKGSASYDIKYPRAWDKIRLTEINKGAVKNSDAFVFGSLAARDESSRSTLYKLIELAKYKIFDLNLRPPYYTKEVLVHLMNKADFIKFNDDELYEVSKLLGSKYLSLEQNICYIAEITNTKQICVTKGHHGAVLMYDGTFYYNSGFIIKVIDTVGAGDSFLGSLISLLLQKVSPQEAIDFACAVGALVAQSEGANPMISREEIGAFINPC, from the coding sequence ATGTCAAAAGTAGTATGTTTTGGAGAAGTATTATGGGATGTATTTCCAACCAATAAAAAAATAGGAGGAGCGCCCTTAAATGTTGCTAATAGATTGCAAGCATTAGGGAATAATGTTACCATGATTAGTGCTATTGGTCAAGGTAAAAGTGGGGCTGAATTGCTTAAACACATTAAAGACGTAGGTATTGATACTAGCTGTATTCAAGTGAACAATGAGTACAAAACCGGCAAGGTAAAAGTGATGCTAAATGATAAGGGGTCGGCGTCCTATGATATTAAATACCCAAGGGCTTGGGATAAAATAAGGTTAACAGAGATAAACAAAGGTGCTGTTAAGAATTCTGATGCGTTTGTTTTTGGCAGTTTGGCAGCAAGAGACGAAAGTTCTAGAAGCACATTGTACAAACTCATAGAACTTGCCAAATACAAAATTTTTGATCTTAATTTAAGGCCACCATACTACACTAAAGAGGTGTTGGTTCATTTAATGAACAAAGCCGATTTTATAAAATTCAATGATGATGAGCTTTATGAAGTGAGCAAATTATTAGGTTCAAAATATTTGTCATTGGAGCAGAACATATGTTACATTGCCGAAATAACCAATACGAAGCAGATCTGTGTTACCAAAGGGCATCATGGGGCCGTACTGATGTATGATGGTACATTTTATTACAATAGTGGCTTCATAATAAAAGTAATTGATACGGTAGGAGCGGGCGATTCATTCTTAGGGTCGTTAATAAGCCTCCTATTACAGAAAGTCAGTCCACAAGAAGCCATAGATTTTGCCTGTGCCGTCGGAGCTTTGGTTGCTCAAAGCGAAGGCGCCAACCCAATGATATCCCGTGAAGAAATCGGTGCGTTTATAAATCCTTGCTAA
- a CDS encoding glycoside hydrolase family 3 C-terminal domain-containing protein: MKFKSILTILVVPFFVWGCQSQQSISSKTPEEQAEALLPKLSLDQKVNLVVGMGLPGDKGLVEKVIGAVGNIQDIPDLNVPRVVLADGPAGLRIQPVRDSSDTKRYYATAFPIETSLAASWDTDLVTGVGKAMGHEVKEYGVDVLLAPGMNIHRNPLGARNFEYYSEDPLLSGKMAAAMVNGVESNGIGCSIKHFVANNQETNRTALNALVSDRALREIYLRGFEIAVREAQPWTVMSAYNKFNGAYASQRYDLLESILRDEWGFNGLVMSDWYAGDDAVAQMEAGNDLLMPGVPAQKERIKEAIISGKLSEDTLNKNVKRILTLIYKSLAAQKYAYSDAPDLKASAEIARHAATQGAVLVKNEGALPLASEVKNIAAFGIGSYDFVSGGTGSGDVNEAYVVSMVQGLEAAGYPVDQELKVLYERYIKDEKARRRKLEWYEESKLIDERPLTENQIKEKAKLTDVALITISRNSGEGADRKIEGDFYLTDVEKSMIQTVSEVYHKHGKKVVMVLNIGNVIEMKTWVDQVDAVLIAWQGGQEAGHAVADLVLGKVNPSGKLPTTFPVSYGDVPSSEYFPGEEIPGAEPIRMQGVFFPATPAEVKHNEGIYVGYRYYQTYDVPVAFSFGHGISYTTFSINDLKLSNNTFENELNFEVKVTNTGTVAGKEVVQVYVAAPGKDLHKPEQELRAFAKTRQLTGGETQTLSFSLSARDLTSFDTDRMAWIVEPGTYELRVGSSSDNIVQLATFTVADEIIVEKGLTRLAEGIKIEEWRGPTN; encoded by the coding sequence ATGAAGTTTAAATCAATACTTACCATTTTAGTAGTCCCTTTTTTTGTGTGGGGATGTCAGAGTCAGCAATCCATTTCCAGTAAAACACCAGAAGAACAGGCAGAAGCCTTACTTCCGAAGTTGAGCCTGGACCAGAAGGTCAATTTGGTAGTGGGAATGGGATTGCCGGGAGACAAAGGCCTGGTAGAAAAGGTAATAGGCGCAGTAGGTAATATTCAGGATATTCCTGATCTGAACGTTCCACGAGTAGTACTTGCAGACGGTCCCGCAGGATTACGTATTCAGCCAGTCAGGGACAGTTCTGATACGAAAAGGTATTATGCTACAGCTTTTCCAATTGAAACATCTTTAGCCGCAAGTTGGGATACGGATCTTGTAACTGGGGTTGGTAAAGCAATGGGGCATGAAGTAAAGGAATATGGAGTGGATGTGTTATTGGCCCCAGGGATGAATATTCATCGGAATCCATTAGGAGCAAGAAATTTTGAATATTACTCTGAAGATCCTCTGCTGAGTGGAAAGATGGCCGCAGCGATGGTTAACGGGGTAGAGTCAAACGGAATTGGATGTTCAATCAAGCATTTTGTGGCCAATAACCAAGAGACCAATAGAACAGCATTGAATGCTTTGGTTAGCGACCGGGCACTTCGGGAAATTTATTTAAGGGGTTTTGAGATTGCAGTCCGTGAGGCTCAACCTTGGACAGTGATGAGTGCCTACAACAAATTCAATGGAGCCTACGCCTCACAGAGATACGATTTATTGGAATCCATACTAAGGGATGAGTGGGGGTTTAACGGACTCGTTATGAGTGATTGGTATGCAGGTGATGATGCGGTTGCTCAAATGGAAGCAGGTAATGATCTCTTGATGCCGGGAGTTCCTGCACAAAAGGAACGCATAAAAGAGGCAATAATCAGTGGTAAATTAAGTGAAGATACCCTAAATAAAAATGTTAAACGCATTCTGACCTTGATTTACAAATCTCTTGCTGCACAGAAATATGCTTATTCTGATGCACCCGACCTGAAAGCCAGTGCTGAGATTGCCAGACATGCTGCCACCCAGGGGGCTGTCCTTGTGAAAAATGAGGGCGCTTTGCCACTTGCTTCGGAGGTGAAGAACATTGCTGCGTTTGGAATAGGATCGTATGATTTTGTGTCAGGTGGTACAGGTAGCGGTGACGTCAATGAAGCCTATGTCGTGTCGATGGTTCAGGGATTGGAAGCTGCGGGCTATCCAGTAGATCAGGAATTGAAAGTCCTATATGAACGATATATTAAAGATGAAAAAGCCAGACGACGAAAACTGGAGTGGTATGAAGAATCAAAACTAATTGACGAAAGACCGCTAACCGAAAATCAGATTAAAGAGAAAGCTAAATTGACAGACGTTGCTTTGATCACTATTTCCCGTAACTCCGGTGAAGGTGCAGACAGAAAAATTGAAGGGGACTTCTATCTTACCGATGTGGAAAAAAGTATGATCCAGACGGTATCAGAGGTATATCATAAGCATGGAAAAAAAGTAGTTATGGTTCTTAACATAGGAAATGTGATAGAAATGAAAACCTGGGTGGATCAGGTAGATGCCGTACTTATAGCTTGGCAGGGCGGTCAGGAAGCTGGTCATGCCGTGGCCGATTTGGTTTTGGGTAAAGTAAATCCATCAGGCAAGTTGCCCACGACGTTCCCAGTGAGCTATGGCGATGTACCGAGCTCAGAGTATTTTCCAGGAGAAGAGATTCCGGGTGCAGAGCCTATTCGTATGCAGGGGGTATTTTTTCCTGCAACACCAGCTGAGGTGAAGCACAATGAAGGCATTTACGTAGGGTATCGTTATTATCAGACATACGATGTGCCAGTTGCTTTTTCATTTGGACATGGTATTTCTTATACTACTTTTTCAATAAATGATTTGAAACTCAGTAATAATACTTTTGAAAATGAACTGAACTTTGAAGTGAAAGTCACCAATACAGGAACTGTTGCGGGTAAAGAAGTAGTCCAGGTCTATGTCGCTGCACCAGGTAAGGATCTGCATAAACCGGAGCAGGAACTTCGGGCTTTTGCTAAAACCAGACAATTGACAGGAGGTGAAACACAGACCTTATCATTTTCATTATCAGCTCGGGATTTGACGTCATTTGATACCGATCGAATGGCTTGGATAGTGGAACCAGGTACTTATGAGCTACGGGTTGGATCTTCAAGTGACAATATTGTCCAGCTAGCAACATTTACTGTAGCCGATGAAATAATTGTTGAGAAGGGGTTGACGCGATTGGCAGAAGGGATAAAAATTGAAGAATGGCGTGGACCTACTAATTAG